A region of Methanocorpusculum labreanum Z DNA encodes the following proteins:
- a CDS encoding ABC transporter permease, whose amino-acid sequence MNKILARKIVRYAVCLLIVVLLVFLLPRCMPGDPVQCLVGEDVYLTQEILDTVTVKLGLDRPLFEQFQIYIGDLFTGNLGYSYTRHQNVADLIWDRLPWTLLLTGVSMLIGYTFGIIAGTWAGWMTEKKRAKVMTGFGVFVSCIPPYLLGLIFFSVFVYQLGWFPYKGFYETPDLFSVCYHMALPVLTLALFVFARNMIIMRGSVLTEKNQLYPQFAKSLGVPRRKIIYGHVMKNAILPILTHFAIDFGFILSGALFIEIIFSLNGLGRVMYTAVLNLDYPVLSGLFLVIALMAICANLIADILYGIIDPRVKRGDDQ is encoded by the coding sequence ATGAATAAGATCCTTGCCAGAAAAATCGTCCGCTATGCCGTATGCCTGCTGATAGTTGTTCTGCTCGTGTTTCTTCTTCCCCGCTGCATGCCCGGCGACCCGGTCCAGTGCCTAGTCGGAGAGGACGTGTATCTGACTCAGGAGATTCTCGATACGGTCACGGTCAAACTTGGCCTTGACCGCCCGCTTTTCGAGCAGTTCCAGATCTATATCGGGGACCTTTTCACGGGGAATCTGGGATATTCCTATACAAGGCATCAGAATGTGGCCGATCTGATCTGGGACCGCCTTCCCTGGACGCTTCTTCTCACGGGAGTTTCCATGCTGATCGGCTATACGTTTGGGATCATCGCCGGTACCTGGGCTGGGTGGATGACTGAGAAAAAACGTGCGAAGGTCATGACCGGATTTGGAGTCTTCGTGTCCTGCATTCCGCCGTATTTACTCGGTCTGATCTTTTTCTCGGTGTTCGTGTACCAGCTCGGCTGGTTCCCCTACAAAGGATTTTACGAGACCCCGGATCTTTTCAGCGTGTGCTATCATATGGCGCTTCCCGTTTTGACGCTCGCCTTGTTCGTATTTGCGAGAAACATGATCATCATGCGGGGGTCCGTTCTGACGGAAAAAAACCAGCTGTATCCGCAGTTTGCAAAAAGTCTCGGCGTTCCCCGAAGAAAAATCATCTACGGTCATGTGATGAAGAATGCGATCCTGCCGATCCTTACCCATTTTGCGATCGACTTCGGCTTCATTTTATCCGGCGCGCTTTTTATCGAGATCATTTTCTCACTCAATGGTCTTGGAAGAGTCATGTACACGGCGGTCCTGAATCTGGATTATCCGGTGCTTTCCGGACTGTTTCTGGTGATCGCTCTCATGGCGATCTGTGCGAATCTGATCGCCGACATTCTCTACGGGATCATCGATCCGCGGGTGAAACGGGGTGACGATCAGTGA
- a CDS encoding ABC transporter permease, giving the protein MKFDRRYILPGLLILIFLIVAIFPGMFAPYSISDRTATYQAPSAEHLLGTDNMGKDIFSLLIYAARWTLTIGFASGLLAVCVGTGFGLLAGWRRGVLDEFLMGTTDIVLILPKIPLVIILAAYLGPSPWVLIFVLGLLSWESIARVVRSKVIQIRSSEYILAARCLGFSDCRIMFKEILPVVFPVIVPKFVLVTAAAMISEASLAFLGLSDPQTVSWGGMISDAFTYSGFLRGMWYWWLPPALCIILGVLAITSLAFIHERGVREVMQL; this is encoded by the coding sequence GTGAAGTTCGACCGGCGGTATATCCTTCCGGGTCTTCTGATCCTGATATTCTTGATCGTTGCGATCTTTCCGGGGATGTTTGCTCCGTACTCGATCAGCGATCGAACTGCTACCTATCAGGCACCGAGTGCCGAACATCTTCTTGGAACCGACAATATGGGAAAGGACATCTTCTCCCTCCTGATCTATGCAGCCAGATGGACGCTGACGATCGGATTCGCCTCCGGTCTTCTTGCCGTGTGTGTGGGAACCGGTTTTGGTCTTCTTGCCGGCTGGAGAAGAGGAGTCCTGGATGAGTTTTTGATGGGAACGACGGATATCGTTCTTATTCTCCCGAAGATCCCTCTGGTGATTATTCTCGCCGCATATCTCGGCCCGAGTCCATGGGTTCTGATCTTCGTTCTGGGGCTTTTGTCCTGGGAATCGATCGCCCGGGTCGTGCGTTCGAAAGTTATTCAGATCCGGTCGTCCGAGTATATTCTCGCCGCTCGGTGTCTGGGATTTTCGGATTGCCGGATCATGTTCAAAGAGATATTACCCGTGGTTTTTCCGGTGATCGTGCCGAAGTTCGTTCTGGTTACGGCGGCGGCGATGATCTCGGAGGCATCTCTCGCGTTTCTTGGGCTTTCCGATCCACAAACGGTTTCGTGGGGAGGCATGATCTCGGACGCCTTTACCTACAGCGGGTTCCTTCGCGGCATGTGGTACTGGTGGCTCCCTCCGGCATTATGCATCATTCTCGGAGTTCTGGCGATCACGAGTCTTGCCTTCATCCATGAACGCGGTGTTCGCGAGGTGATGCAGTTATGA
- a CDS encoding ABC transporter ATP-binding protein, translating to MKNMLEISDLSVSFPGPNGKIPAVRNLSLSLAPGECLAIVGESGCGKSVVAQAVLRLLPPGTEVLGRISYQGQDLLHLSENEMDHIRGQEIGMVFQSPERALNPVMKIGKQLISPQVMHGLCSEKDAELRAKGVLQSLGLDADRVMSSYPWMCSGGMCQRIVFAAVSLLHPNLVIADEPTKGLDAANVTDLEAMLSTVTAGKSTGLLLITHDMDVASRLSNRIAVMYCGMIVEEGETKSVLSSPKHPYTRGLLGSLPKNGFVPIPGISPALSDLPNGCVFHPRCVFADETCRTEIPDLIDGVRCRRC from the coding sequence ATGAAAAACATGCTCGAGATCAGTGACCTGTCCGTCTCCTTCCCGGGACCGAACGGAAAAATTCCCGCTGTCCGAAATCTCTCTCTCTCGCTTGCACCGGGAGAGTGTCTTGCGATCGTCGGCGAGTCCGGGTGCGGGAAGTCCGTGGTTGCCCAGGCGGTCTTACGTCTCCTCCCCCCCGGGACCGAGGTTCTTGGCCGCATCTCGTATCAGGGGCAGGATCTTCTGCATCTCTCTGAAAATGAGATGGATCATATTCGGGGTCAGGAGATCGGGATGGTTTTTCAGAGCCCGGAAAGAGCTCTCAATCCGGTGATGAAGATTGGAAAACAGCTGATCTCACCGCAGGTGATGCATGGACTCTGTTCGGAAAAGGATGCGGAGCTTCGGGCGAAAGGTGTCCTGCAGAGTCTTGGTCTGGACGCAGACCGGGTTATGTCCTCCTATCCCTGGATGTGTTCCGGAGGGATGTGTCAGCGGATCGTGTTTGCCGCGGTCTCCCTTCTTCATCCGAATCTGGTGATCGCCGATGAGCCGACCAAAGGACTTGACGCCGCAAATGTCACGGATCTTGAAGCGATGCTTTCCACGGTCACTGCCGGAAAAAGCACTGGTCTTCTTTTGATCACGCATGATATGGATGTAGCCTCCCGTCTTTCGAACCGCATTGCCGTTATGTACTGCGGCATGATCGTCGAAGAGGGGGAGACTAAGTCCGTTTTATCATCACCGAAGCATCCGTATACCCGTGGTCTTCTCGGCAGTCTTCCAAAGAACGGGTTCGTGCCGATCCCGGGAATCTCTCCAGCACTCAGCGATCTGCCGAATGGCTGCGTCTTTCATCCGCGTTGTGTGTTTGCTGACGAAACGTGCAGAACGGAAATCCCTGATCTGATTGACGGAGTGAGGTGCCGCCGATGCTGA
- a CDS encoding ABC transporter ATP-binding protein has product MLILEADHISKSYGKFAALNDLSMEIAAGETVGLTGLSGSGKSTCARILAGLERPNTGFVKYAGKELTGPTPEIQMIFQDPAGSFNPVRTIYQSLSSVLSLQGVPKSKRRDLLSEHFQNAGLQTEILSRYPDQISGGQAQRVAIVRGMLVHPKVMILDEPTSALDVSVQAQILHLLKKIQKENGISYVFISHDPSVVEFMADRVIHL; this is encoded by the coding sequence ATGCTGATTTTAGAAGCCGATCATATTTCAAAATCATATGGGAAGTTTGCGGCACTAAACGATCTCTCTATGGAGATCGCGGCCGGCGAGACCGTCGGGCTTACCGGTCTTTCGGGATCCGGAAAAAGTACCTGTGCCAGGATCCTTGCAGGACTCGAACGCCCAAATACCGGTTTCGTGAAATATGCCGGAAAAGAACTGACCGGTCCCACCCCAGAGATCCAGATGATCTTTCAGGATCCGGCTGGGTCCTTCAACCCGGTTCGAACGATCTATCAGTCGTTATCTTCCGTGCTGAGTCTGCAGGGTGTACCTAAATCAAAGCGCCGCGATCTTCTTTCGGAGCATTTCCAGAATGCCGGGCTGCAGACCGAAATTTTATCCCGCTATCCCGACCAGATCTCTGGAGGGCAGGCTCAGAGGGTCGCGATCGTCCGGGGCATGCTCGTTCACCCGAAGGTGATGATTCTGGACGAACCAACCTCGGCGCTCGATGTCTCGGTCCAGGCCCAGATCCTGCACCTGCTTAAAAAAATCCAGAAGGAAAACGGCATATCCTACGTGTTTATCTCGCACGATCCGTCGGTTGTTGAATTCATGGCGGACCGGGTGATCCACCTGTGA
- a CDS encoding AAA family ATPase has product MSGTVYLHKIMLKHFDDTSYLADLPVVRNLEHMGELSFESPVTFFVGENGSGKSTLLEAIAISAGFNAEGGSRNFSFATKSTESNLHSYLTLSRRGREKDGFFYRAESFYNVASQVTDLQLNLDGYGGKSLHDQSHGESLLALVQNRFRGNGLYILDEPESALSPMRQMTLMLEIKRLVEEEHSQFLIATHSPILITYPGADIFEITPEAILKTTYDKTESYQITKRFLDDPKHMLDALFED; this is encoded by the coding sequence ATGTCCGGGACTGTTTATCTGCATAAGATCATGCTGAAACATTTTGACGACACCTCGTATCTTGCAGATCTGCCGGTCGTGCGGAATCTTGAACATATGGGCGAGCTGTCGTTCGAGTCTCCGGTGACGTTTTTTGTGGGTGAAAACGGCTCGGGCAAATCAACTCTGCTGGAGGCCATCGCCATTTCAGCAGGGTTCAATGCGGAAGGCGGGTCCCGGAACTTTTCGTTTGCCACGAAATCTACCGAGTCGAATCTGCATTCATACCTGACATTATCGCGTCGCGGCCGGGAGAAGGACGGATTTTTCTATCGGGCAGAGAGTTTTTACAATGTGGCATCACAGGTGACGGATCTGCAGCTCAATCTCGACGGGTACGGGGGCAAATCCCTGCACGATCAGTCTCACGGCGAAAGTCTGCTGGCACTTGTGCAGAACCGGTTTAGAGGGAACGGTCTGTATATCCTCGATGAACCGGAATCAGCCCTTTCTCCCATGCGGCAGATGACGCTGATGCTGGAGATCAAACGGCTGGTCGAAGAGGAGCACTCCCAGTTTCTGATCGCGACCCATTCTCCGATCCTGATAACGTATCCCGGTGCTGATATTTTCGAGATAACGCCGGAGGCTATTTTGAAAACGACGTATGATAAGACCGAATCATACCAAATCACCAAACGCTTTCTGGATGATCCGAAACATATGCTCGATGCACTGTTCGAGGATTAA
- a CDS encoding 4Fe-4S binding protein, which produces MSRMPKITISVPHEGGAGLTGTWRTFRPIVDRETCNHCGICAMFCPDAVIDPDTLEIDLVYCKGCGICSNECPKKCIKMVREEH; this is translated from the coding sequence ATGAGCAGAATGCCGAAAATAACCATCAGCGTCCCCCATGAGGGAGGAGCCGGTCTTACCGGGACGTGGAGAACGTTCCGTCCGATCGTGGACAGGGAAACCTGCAATCACTGCGGGATCTGTGCGATGTTCTGCCCCGACGCGGTCATCGATCCGGATACACTCGAGATCGATCTTGTTTACTGCAAAGGCTGCGGCATTTGTTCCAACGAATGCCCGAAAAAGTGTATAAAAATGGTCAGAGAAGAACACTGA
- a CDS encoding 2-oxoacid:acceptor oxidoreductase family protein, giving the protein MYEIRIHSRGGQGGVTAARMMATAAVKDGKFATACPFYGAERRGAPIVSFVRIDDAPVRIYSQINKPDMIVILDPTVMDTVNVLDGLKEGGSIFINTHDDVDFPAGFKVYKADLTGIALRENLVVAGSPIVNTPVIGALAKLGLFSRESGVKAITETFADPRNTAAAKAAYEEVIV; this is encoded by the coding sequence ATGTACGAGATTCGTATTCACTCACGCGGCGGCCAGGGCGGAGTAACGGCGGCCAGAATGATGGCCACCGCCGCCGTGAAAGACGGAAAATTCGCAACGGCATGCCCGTTCTACGGTGCCGAACGCCGCGGCGCTCCGATCGTTTCATTCGTTCGAATCGACGATGCACCGGTGAGAATTTACTCCCAGATCAACAAACCCGATATGATCGTCATCCTTGATCCGACCGTCATGGACACGGTAAATGTCTTAGACGGTTTGAAAGAGGGAGGGTCGATCTTCATCAACACGCATGACGATGTTGATTTCCCTGCAGGCTTCAAGGTCTACAAAGCGGATCTTACCGGGATCGCGCTCCGCGAAAACCTCGTGGTCGCCGGAAGTCCGATCGTGAACACGCCAGTGATCGGAGCTCTCGCAAAACTCGGCCTCTTCAGCCGGGAGTCGGGAGTGAAGGCGATCACCGAGACGTTTGCCGATCCAAGAAACACTGCGGCTGCAAAAGCGGCTTATGAGGAGGTCATCGTATGA
- a CDS encoding transketolase C-terminal domain-containing protein, translated as MSELVMSTGNKAVASAVKMAKPLVVAAYPITPQTEIIESIADYVESGDLKARYIPVESEHSAMTACIGASITGVRVFTATSSHGLLYMHEMLHWAAGARLPIVMGQVNRTLAPGWNIWAEHTDALSQRDTGWLQVYVSTVQEAYDATLMAFRIAEDNRVLLPVMINMDGFLLSHIMQPFEMTEPGDFIPPLELPHKIDVNNPKGYGAMSPANVHYQFRFDMEKAMRESRNVIDETEAEFAKRFGRSYAPVEEYFCDDADVILIAMGTLGKEAEVAVDLLRKEGVKAGVMRIRWFRPFPLNMNIKGKDLVVIDRDYSFGFGGVVAGEIQARYPDAKIASVIAGLGGQEVTFEDMAEFVRSRKIGTEYWFGIKEEE; from the coding sequence ATGAGCGAACTTGTAATGTCCACCGGTAACAAAGCCGTAGCTTCAGCCGTAAAAATGGCAAAGCCGCTCGTCGTTGCCGCATATCCCATCACCCCCCAGACCGAGATCATCGAAAGCATCGCCGACTACGTCGAGTCCGGCGATCTCAAAGCACGCTACATCCCGGTCGAGTCGGAACACTCCGCCATGACCGCCTGTATCGGTGCTTCCATCACGGGGGTCAGAGTTTTCACCGCGACAAGCTCACACGGTCTTCTCTACATGCATGAGATGCTCCACTGGGCAGCAGGCGCACGCCTGCCGATCGTGATGGGGCAGGTCAACAGAACTCTTGCTCCCGGATGGAACATCTGGGCGGAGCACACGGATGCTCTTTCGCAGAGGGATACCGGCTGGCTTCAGGTCTACGTCTCGACCGTGCAGGAAGCATACGACGCTACCTTGATGGCATTCAGGATCGCCGAAGACAACCGCGTTCTTCTGCCGGTCATGATCAACATGGACGGATTCCTGCTCTCCCACATCATGCAGCCGTTCGAGATGACCGAACCGGGAGACTTCATCCCGCCGCTGGAACTCCCGCATAAAATCGATGTCAACAATCCGAAAGGCTACGGCGCAATGAGCCCGGCAAACGTCCACTACCAGTTCAGATTCGACATGGAAAAAGCCATGCGTGAATCACGAAACGTCATCGACGAAACCGAGGCAGAGTTTGCAAAACGCTTCGGCAGAAGCTATGCCCCGGTTGAGGAATACTTCTGCGACGATGCTGATGTTATTCTCATCGCAATGGGAACGCTCGGCAAAGAAGCCGAGGTCGCCGTTGATCTCCTGAGAAAAGAGGGAGTGAAAGCCGGAGTCATGCGGATCCGCTGGTTCAGACCCTTCCCGCTGAATATGAACATCAAAGGAAAAGACCTCGTCGTGATCGACCGTGACTACTCGTTCGGCTTCGGCGGCGTTGTTGCCGGAGAGATCCAGGCAAGATATCCGGATGCAAAAATCGCGAGCGTCATTGCCGGCCTCGGCGGCCAGGAAGTTACCTTTGAAGATATGGCAGAGTTCGTCCGCAGCCGCAAGATCGGAACAGAATACTGGTTCGGTATCAAGGAGGAAGAGTAA
- a CDS encoding thiamine pyrophosphate-dependent enzyme gives MTEIPKEEMLLKCPSTCAGCGSLLALRYILKAAGKDTVLVIPACCNSVIQGVYPYMLHTVPVYNIAFAAAAACASGMSEALRAKGEKTNVIVYAGDGGTADIGIQALSGALERGEDFLYICYDNEAYGNTGMQRSGATPLGAITTTTPNGKTVNKKDLDRIVEAHNLPYQATACSSYPADIYNKVKKALSIPGPKFIHILAPCPPGWRIPSEKTVEIGKMAVKSGIWVLWEKEYDKFTVSAPSRAAMKRPAPVSDYLKAQGRFRKVDEKTAAVIQANVDKNLKKIALEAAQSEETE, from the coding sequence ATGACGGAAATTCCCAAAGAAGAGATGCTTTTAAAGTGTCCATCCACCTGTGCTGGATGCGGCTCGTTACTTGCACTCCGCTATATCCTCAAGGCTGCAGGCAAAGATACGGTCCTCGTGATCCCTGCCTGCTGCAACAGTGTGATCCAGGGTGTCTATCCCTACATGCTTCACACGGTGCCCGTCTATAACATCGCATTTGCGGCCGCAGCGGCCTGTGCTTCCGGTATGAGCGAAGCTCTCCGCGCAAAAGGTGAAAAAACCAACGTCATCGTCTATGCAGGAGACGGAGGCACAGCCGACATCGGTATCCAGGCACTGTCCGGGGCCCTGGAACGCGGCGAGGACTTCCTCTATATCTGCTACGACAACGAAGCATACGGAAATACCGGAATGCAGAGATCAGGCGCGACCCCGCTTGGAGCAATAACCACTACTACCCCGAACGGAAAAACCGTCAACAAGAAAGATCTTGACAGGATCGTCGAGGCCCATAACCTTCCCTACCAGGCAACGGCCTGCTCCTCGTACCCCGCCGACATCTACAACAAAGTGAAAAAAGCCCTTTCGATCCCGGGACCGAAGTTCATCCACATCCTTGCACCCTGCCCGCCGGGCTGGAGGATCCCCTCGGAAAAGACCGTCGAGATCGGAAAGATGGCAGTTAAATCCGGCATCTGGGTCCTCTGGGAAAAAGAGTACGACAAATTCACGGTGAGTGCCCCATCACGTGCCGCCATGAAACGGCCGGCACCCGTAAGTGACTACCTCAAAGCCCAGGGACGATTCAGAAAAGTCGATGAAAAAACAGCCGCAGTCATCCAGGCAAACGTCGACAAAAACCTGAAGAAAATTGCTCTCGAAGCCGCACAATCGGAGGAAACAGAATGA
- a CDS encoding type IV pilin, which yields MLRNVLSKNEGVSPVIGTILLVALTVVLVGIIGAVLMGFGMPEPAPIVGISIGSQGNTITVTQLNGAVLPAGSYTILVDGVDKTAEFGGDVDFGPGITLSWDSGSEAVGTVSVVYTSDKGVSTLLAEKKIGKAGGGGGNIKIIEIGGESFNLSNEWGDEWTNIVAQAKNLTYPEASIPIAPYKVYYDSGNYWWVRNSGLSLTKAEADLDPSLDTFTASHVGELIKIKRDRLLTYDDTEFAWAGTVKFLNAVKPVNTGTLFTNGPNLYVWAHDDDAEYFGPGYLRAWQWAEIGNKI from the coding sequence ATGCTGCGTAATGTTCTTTCAAAAAACGAAGGAGTGTCCCCTGTTATCGGAACGATATTGCTCGTTGCTCTGACAGTTGTTCTTGTCGGCATTATCGGAGCGGTTTTGATGGGATTTGGTATGCCCGAGCCGGCGCCAATCGTTGGCATATCGATCGGAAGTCAGGGAAATACCATCACAGTTACCCAGCTGAACGGGGCCGTGCTTCCGGCAGGGAGCTATACGATCCTTGTCGACGGTGTTGACAAGACGGCAGAGTTTGGAGGGGATGTGGATTTTGGTCCGGGTATTACGCTTAGCTGGGATTCCGGATCGGAGGCGGTTGGAACGGTGTCAGTAGTTTATACTAGTGATAAGGGAGTATCAACACTTCTTGCGGAAAAGAAAATCGGAAAAGCGGGAGGGGGAGGAGGAAATATTAAGATAATTGAAATTGGGGGTGAAAGTTTTAATCTTTCCAATGAATGGGGCGATGAATGGACGAATATTGTAGCTCAGGCAAAAAATCTGACATATCCAGAAGCAAGCATACCCATAGCTCCCTATAAAGTCTATTACGACAGTGGAAATTACTGGTGGGTTCGAAACAGCGGCCTCAGTTTGACAAAAGCCGAGGCTGATTTAGATCCATCATTAGATACATTTACTGCATCACACGTAGGCGAGCTAATAAAAATTAAGCGTGACCGGCTTCTTACATACGATGACACGGAATTTGCGTGGGCTGGAACGGTGAAATTCCTCAATGCCGTCAAACCGGTGAACACTGGAACTCTGTTTACCAATGGACCAAACCTTTACGTTTGGGCACACGATGATGATGCTGAGTACTTCGGTCCGGGATATCTCAGAGCTTGGCAATGGGCAGAGATAGGAAATAAAATCTGA